The genomic segment GGCGCCGAAGCCACCGTAAGGGTTCGCCGGGAGGGCGAGGTGTCGATCCTCGAAGTCGAGGACAACGGCCCGGGCGTGCCGGACGACCTGCGCGGCGCGGTACGCCGCCGGTTTCTCCGCGGCCAATCGGGAACGGCGACGGGGACGGGCCTCGGCCTCCCCATCGTCGAGGAAATCGCAGCGCTCTTTGGCGCCGAACTCCAACTCGCCCACGGCGCCGCAGGCAGGGGCCTGCGGGCCTCGGTGCGGTTTCCGCACGCGGCCTGAAGGCTAAAGCCTAAGGCCGCTTGCCGGATCGAAATAATGGGCGCTGTCCTGAGCAATCGCCACCCCGATCCGGTCGCCGGGACGCAGGGCAAGCCGCTGATTGCTCAGAAGCGTCAGGTCGTCTGTCCCGAGCCGGGCGATGACCTGGGTTTCCTCGCCGGTCGGTTCGATCACCTTGACCTCGGCCGTCGTTCCGCCTTCCGCTACAAGCAGGCGGGTCGGGCGCACGCCGCAGAGGACCTCCCCATCCCTGATCCCGGCCGCATCTGCCGCTATGCCGCCCGGTCCGGTGAAACGCCCGCTGGCGACCGTTCCCGGCAGGAAGTTCATGGCGGGGCTGCCGATGAAACCGGCGACGAAACTGTTGCGGGGGCGGTCATAGAGTTCGAGCGGCGTGCCGACCTGCTCGATGACGCCATCGCGCATGACCACGATCCGGTCGGCCATGGTCATGGCCTCGACCTGGTCATGGGTCACATAGACGGTCGTGGTTTTGAGGCGCTGGTGCAGTTCCTTGATTTCGGCCCGCATGTGGACGCGCAGCTTCGCGTCCAGGTTCGATAGCGGTTCGTCGAACAGAAACACCTCCGGATTGCGCACGATGGCCCGACCCATGGCGACGCGCTGCCTCTGCCCGCCGGACAGCTGGGCTGGATAGCGATCGAGGAGATTTTCGAGCGTCAGGATAGCGGCCGCCTCCTCGACCTTGCGCTTGATCTCGGTCTTCTCCACCCCGCCCAACTTGAGCGAAAAGCCCATGTTCTGCGCGACGGTCATATGCGGATAGAGCGCGTAGTTCTGGAACACCATGGCGATGTTGCGCTGCTTGGGCGGCACGTCGTTGACGACCCGGTCGCCGATCGAGATCGTGCCGCCGCTGATTTCCTCCAGCCCGGCGATCATCCGCAGGAGCGTGGACTTGCCGCAACCGGACGGTCCGACGAGGACGACGAACTCGCCATCGTCAATGTCGGTGGAGACGCCATGGATGACCTCCAGGTTCCCATAGGCCTTGCGGATTGTTTGGATAGCGACCGATGCCATGGTGCCTGCCTCAGATGATTTCCAGATAGTCGCGATCGGGCAATTGCGGGAACGGCGCCGCCGGTTCGGCCTGGTACCAGAAGGCCACCGAGGCGATATCGTCCTGGAGCGGCAGGTAGCGCCGGTCCTTCTTTTCGGTGCGCCAGCCGAGCGCCTGAATGGTCACGCGCAGGTCGCTCTCGAAGCGGATCGGGTCATTGAGGTGCCAGCGATACATCCCGAAGCGCTGCTGGCTGCGGTAGGTTCCGTCGGGGCGCAGCACCTGCGGCAAGCCCGAATAGGGCGAGGTGAATTCGCGATACCGGCTCTCCATGGTGTCATCGACCACGCCGCCATCGAAATTGTAGGCGCCGCAGAAATAGTCCTCCGTGCCGGTGCCGCAGATGGTGGGATATTCGCGGTCCCCGTCCATGAAGAACTTGATCTCGCCTTCACCCCACCAGCCCGCATTGTTGACGCCCCAGGCCATGTAGGTCCCAACGTAGTGGCCGCGCCCCTTGATGCCGTCCACGATGGTGTAATCCTCCTTGAAGGGCAGGGGATTGGTGCGGCGGAACTGGGCATGGAAATAGGCCGCGTCTTCGGGAACGTCGGTAAGGGCATAGTTGATCTGGTAGTAGATGATGCCGAAATCGTCCGGATCGCGGTTCTCGATGGTGATCCGGGCCGACTTGCGGAACGGCATCTCCCAGTAGCAGTTGAAGGCGCGGCCGGGATTGACGCAGACCGCCAGCGAGGACACCTGGGCGAACTGGTTCCAGCCGGAACAGAAGAAGTCTCCGACCGGGCACTCCACCGAGGGATGCTCGTTGTCGTCCCAGTAGATGCGCAGGATCAGGTCGCGCCAGCGCAGGTTCGCCGTCGTGAGCCAGATCTGCTGGATGGCGCCCTGGCCATGGATCTCGCCGAGGACGCGGGTCTCACCAGGCTCGATGCGGATGGAGGGCGAAATCTTCCAGCCCTGTCCGAGGCCGCGCGCATGAATGGCGCCGGTGCCCTCGGTTGCCATGCCGCCTTTCCCCTTCTCCCCGGTGAAGTTCTCGGGCGAAATCGAACGCGTCTGAGCGTTCGAGAGACGGTAGAGATTGGAGAGGTTGACGCCCAGGCCGTTGAAACTGCTTGTCATTCTTGTTGTCCGTTGCATTGGCCTATTTGAGGCCGCTGGTCTTGATGGATTCCATGATCTGCCGCTGGAAGATCAGGAAGAGGGTGAGCATGGGGAGCGCCACGATGGTGGAGGCCGCCATGGTGTAGTTCCACGAGGCCGCGTACTGGCTCTTGAAGTTGGAGATGGCGACCTGCACGACCCAGAGATTAGGGTCGGCGGCGACCGTGAGCGGCCAGAGAAAAGCGTTCCAATTGGCCAGGAAGAAGAGGATGGCCAGGGCCGCGATGATCGGCCGGCTCAAGGGCAGGATGACACTGAGGTAGATCCGCCAATAGCCGGCCCCATCGATGACCGCCGCTTCCTCGAGTTCGCGCGGCAGCGAGAGGTAGTACTGGCGCAGCAGGAAGATGCCGAAAGCATTGAAAATCGAAGGAATTATGAGCCCCGCATAGGTATTGAGGAGCCCCATCGAGCGCACCAGGATGAACAGCGGCACGATGATCACAGGCAGGGATACGAGGAAGGTCGAGAACATGGCCAGGAAGATCGTTTCGCGCCCCGGAAAGCGCAGCCGCGCGAGAGCATAGCCAGCCATCGTGTGGAAGAAGAGCGCGATGACGGTGACGACGACCGACACGAAGAACGTGTTGAGCAGGTATCGCCAGAACGGCACTTCGGTGAGCACGTAGATGAAGTTGTCGAGCGTCGGCCTGTCCGGGATGAGGTTGGACTTGAAGACTTCGGTCGGTCCCTTGAAGGCAATGGCCAGCATGTAGAGCAGCGGGAAGATGGTCATCACCGCGAGCACCAGCGTCACCAGCATCCAGACGATGCGGACGGTGCTGACCTGGCGGGCCGTGTAGAGGATCGGCGGGCGCTTACTCATACTGGAACCTCCCGCCGCGGGTGAGGAAGAAGAAGACGACGGTCACTGCCATCAACACGATCACCAGAAGCGTCGCCAGCGCCGCGGCATAGCCGAAGGCCGAGTACTGGAAGGCCTGCTGGTAGATGTAGGTGATGAGAAGGGCCGTAGAGTTTGCGGGGCCGCCCCGCGTCATGACATAGACGAGGTCGAAGGCCTGCGCGCCCGCGACGGCGGCGACCGCGGAGACGAGAAGTACGAAGAAGCTGGTCGGCCGCAGCAGCGGCAGCGTGATGTACCAGAAACTCTGGACGCGCCCTGCGCCATCGATCCTGGCGGCCTCGTAGTATTCCTTGGGAATGTCCTGCAGGCCTCCCAGAAAGATGAGCATGTAAAAGCCCATCAGGAACCAGACGCAGGCGCCGGTCACCGTAAAGAGCGCAAAGTTGGGATTGCCCAGCAGCGAAACCGACCCCAG from the Youhaiella tibetensis genome contains:
- a CDS encoding ABC transporter ATP-binding protein codes for the protein MASVAIQTIRKAYGNLEVIHGVSTDIDDGEFVVLVGPSGCGKSTLLRMIAGLEEISGGTISIGDRVVNDVPPKQRNIAMVFQNYALYPHMTVAQNMGFSLKLGGVEKTEIKRKVEEAAAILTLENLLDRYPAQLSGGQRQRVAMGRAIVRNPEVFLFDEPLSNLDAKLRVHMRAEIKELHQRLKTTTVYVTHDQVEAMTMADRIVVMRDGVIEQVGTPLELYDRPRNSFVAGFIGSPAMNFLPGTVASGRFTGPGGIAADAAGIRDGEVLCGVRPTRLLVAEGGTTAEVKVIEPTGEETQVIARLGTDDLTLLSNQRLALRPGDRIGVAIAQDSAHYFDPASGLRL
- a CDS encoding glycoside hydrolase family 172 protein, coding for MTSSFNGLGVNLSNLYRLSNAQTRSISPENFTGEKGKGGMATEGTGAIHARGLGQGWKISPSIRIEPGETRVLGEIHGQGAIQQIWLTTANLRWRDLILRIYWDDNEHPSVECPVGDFFCSGWNQFAQVSSLAVCVNPGRAFNCYWEMPFRKSARITIENRDPDDFGIIYYQINYALTDVPEDAAYFHAQFRRTNPLPFKEDYTIVDGIKGRGHYVGTYMAWGVNNAGWWGEGEIKFFMDGDREYPTICGTGTEDYFCGAYNFDGGVVDDTMESRYREFTSPYSGLPQVLRPDGTYRSQQRFGMYRWHLNDPIRFESDLRVTIQALGWRTEKKDRRYLPLQDDIASVAFWYQAEPAAPFPQLPDRDYLEII
- a CDS encoding carbohydrate ABC transporter permease; protein product: MSKRPPILYTARQVSTVRIVWMLVTLVLAVMTIFPLLYMLAIAFKGPTEVFKSNLIPDRPTLDNFIYVLTEVPFWRYLLNTFFVSVVVTVIALFFHTMAGYALARLRFPGRETIFLAMFSTFLVSLPVIIVPLFILVRSMGLLNTYAGLIIPSIFNAFGIFLLRQYYLSLPRELEEAAVIDGAGYWRIYLSVILPLSRPIIAALAILFFLANWNAFLWPLTVAADPNLWVVQVAISNFKSQYAASWNYTMAASTIVALPMLTLFLIFQRQIMESIKTSGLK